A genome region from Thermoanaerobacterium xylanolyticum LX-11 includes the following:
- a CDS encoding ArsR/SmtB family transcription factor, with the protein MVTIDLYDKTAEYFKALSHPTRIKIIELLSRNEMCVCEMMAVLNLDQSHISRHLMVLRANGIVKDSREGTKIYYTLKNKDMVKIIDSVKKIVGE; encoded by the coding sequence ATGGTAACAATTGATTTGTACGACAAGACGGCTGAGTACTTTAAAGCACTGTCGCATCCGACAAGAATCAAGATTATTGAGCTTCTAAGTAGAAATGAGATGTGCGTTTGTGAAATGATGGCTGTTTTGAATCTTGACCAATCTCATATTTCAAGACATCTTATGGTGTTAAGAGCAAATGGGATAGTAAAAGATTCAAGGGAAGGGACGAAGATTTATTATACTCTTAAAAATAAGGACATGGTTAAAATTATAGATTCAGTTAAGAAAATAGTTGGTGAGTAG
- the cas4 gene encoding CRISPR-associated protein Cas4: MIVLNFVFTLLILYVILKEIAEKRPPYKEMKRTIGFKRGKLIYIDKQEEVKKDGVMYSKLLKSSKYGISGKPDYIYDVGNELIPLELKSSKAEGHSPFLKDVMQLTAYFLIIEEEFGKKVRRGRIVYQNTMFEVYNTKGLRRELIKIIKEMRLLEEEKFFPDVEGDFIKCRFCPCRDTVCEIYKGSKVKI, translated from the coding sequence ATGATAGTGTTAAATTTTGTCTTTACACTTTTAATACTTTACGTCATCTTGAAGGAGATTGCAGAAAAAAGACCTCCTTATAAGGAGATGAAAAGGACAATCGGTTTCAAAAGAGGAAAGCTTATATACATAGATAAGCAGGAAGAGGTAAAAAAGGACGGCGTTATGTACAGCAAGCTTTTAAAATCTTCAAAATATGGCATAAGTGGAAAGCCAGATTATATTTACGATGTTGGGAATGAATTGATACCGTTGGAGCTAAAAAGTTCAAAAGCCGAAGGACATTCCCCATTTTTGAAAGATGTGATGCAATTGACTGCTTATTTTTTGATAATAGAAGAAGAATTTGGTAAAAAAGTAAGACGGGGTAGAATCGTCTATCAAAATACGATGTTTGAAGTATATAATACGAAAGGTCTTAGAAGAGAACTTATTAAAATTATAAAAGAGATGAGACTCTTAGAGGAAGAAAAGTTTTTCCCTGATGTGGAAGGGGATTTTATAAAGTGCAGATTTTGCCCATGTAGAGACACTGTGTGCGAAATATATAAAGGAAGCAAAGTAAAAATCTGA
- the pdaA gene encoding delta-lactam-biosynthetic de-N-acetylase codes for MLKKLGVLFFVIVMVLSTASCSFLKTKNPTNVEKKSVQKPSVNVKTNSSVASNNGKDNSAKNTSNDVSDTKITENNTVNSNVYSNSLINAQGLDNTLYGWGMRVLPDHKTPEITSKAMSLIKKYDGIFTGDTTKKYVYLTFDEGYENGYTPKILDILKVNDVKAAFFVTGPYIKEHGDLVKRMVSEGHIVGNHTVNHPSLPKLSDEKVKTEITGLAEMFKELTGKDMHYLRPPMGEYSERTLYIAKSLGYKTVFWSLALADWQPLPGGPDESYNTVMARIHPGAVILLHAVSKDDTMALDRILKDIKAQGYVFKTLDDISQ; via the coding sequence ATGTTAAAAAAGTTAGGTGTTTTATTTTTTGTCATAGTGATGGTTTTATCGACAGCGTCTTGCAGCTTTCTGAAAACCAAGAATCCAACAAATGTGGAAAAGAAGTCTGTTCAAAAGCCAAGTGTGAATGTGAAGACAAATAGCAGTGTGGCAAGCAATAACGGGAAAGATAATTCAGCTAAAAATACTTCTAACGATGTTAGTGATACTAAGATTACGGAAAACAACACCGTGAATAGCAATGTGTACAGTAATTCTTTGATAAATGCACAAGGCCTTGATAATACATTGTACGGATGGGGTATGAGGGTGTTACCTGATCACAAGACGCCTGAGATTACATCCAAAGCTATGAGCCTTATAAAAAAATACGATGGAATATTTACAGGCGACACAACAAAAAAATACGTGTACTTGACATTCGATGAAGGATATGAAAACGGATATACACCTAAAATCTTAGACATACTAAAGGTAAATGATGTAAAAGCGGCTTTTTTTGTGACGGGTCCGTATATTAAAGAGCATGGTGATCTTGTTAAGAGAATGGTGTCTGAAGGACATATAGTAGGCAACCATACAGTAAATCACCCCAGTCTTCCTAAGCTTTCAGATGAAAAAGTTAAAACCGAGATAACTGGTCTTGCTGAAATGTTTAAAGAGCTTACAGGAAAAGATATGCATTATTTGAGGCCACCTATGGGTGAGTACAGCGAAAGGACATTGTATATAGCAAAGTCTTTGGGATATAAGACGGTGTTTTGGAGTCTTGCTCTTGCTGATTGGCAGCCACTGCCAGGAGGTCCTGATGAAAGCTACAATACCGTTATGGCCAGAATTCATCCAGGAGCAGTAATACTGCTTCATGCTGTCTCAAAAGATGATACGATGGCTCTTGATAGGATATTAAAAGATATAAAAGCGCAGGGATATGTATTTAAGACTTTAGATGATATAAGCCAATAA
- a CDS encoding lysylphosphatidylglycerol synthase transmembrane domain-containing protein, which produces MNHILERKNFYMMAVAFVLSFGAIAIIMKFSGYQGLKDVMNINPIYIGIMLLFIFLSLMVDTYRIRDLLLALGEDLSVGYLFKFNLATFFFSYITPFGSGALPITIYLLNKKKIPPNKSLMIFTAKILFSGIFFGTIPPILLIFFRKQLELTHALSIFAILVSFILLILLIALIYIILRPAFLISVVNLIAGISFFSGERYKKFFENTKTEIIEYNHRFNELFMVSSGGKLLISQLLYAMLFWTLFYSIAPILMIAMNIKFNILAVISRQIIFYDILAYNVIPSGAGFVEVGFASIFSNIVPHHLLGVFIGIWRFFTYYVYLIASGIGFFLMMRKDTDKPLGAE; this is translated from the coding sequence TTGAATCATATATTAGAGAGGAAGAATTTTTACATGATGGCTGTTGCGTTTGTTTTAAGCTTTGGCGCTATAGCCATCATAATGAAATTTTCAGGGTATCAAGGATTAAAAGATGTTATGAATATAAATCCTATATACATTGGCATCATGCTGCTTTTTATTTTTTTAAGCTTGATGGTTGATACTTATAGGATAAGGGATTTACTATTGGCGTTAGGAGAAGATCTAAGCGTTGGATATCTATTTAAGTTCAATTTGGCTACTTTTTTCTTCAGTTATATAACTCCATTTGGTTCAGGTGCACTTCCAATAACTATTTACCTTTTAAACAAAAAAAAGATACCACCAAATAAAAGTCTTATGATTTTTACAGCCAAGATTTTGTTTTCAGGTATTTTTTTCGGCACGATACCTCCTATTTTACTGATATTTTTTAGAAAGCAGTTGGAGCTTACGCATGCTTTATCTATATTTGCCATATTGGTTTCATTTATACTACTGATTTTATTGATAGCTCTCATCTATATAATATTGAGGCCAGCTTTTTTAATCTCTGTAGTAAATTTGATTGCTGGCATAAGTTTTTTCTCAGGTGAAAGGTATAAAAAGTTTTTTGAAAATACAAAAACTGAAATTATTGAATACAATCACAGATTTAATGAACTTTTCATGGTAAGTTCGGGAGGAAAGCTCTTAATATCACAGCTTTTGTACGCTATGCTTTTTTGGACTTTGTTTTACAGCATTGCACCAATTTTGATGATAGCAATGAACATAAAATTCAATATTTTAGCTGTCATATCAAGGCAAATTATATTTTACGATATTCTTGCTTATAATGTGATACCAAGTGGGGCAGGATTTGTTGAAGTTGGCTTTGCCAGTATATTTTCAAATATAGTTCCACATCATCTATTAGGTGTGTTTATAGGTATATGGAGATTTTTCACATACTACGTTTATTTGATTGCATCAGGAATAGGATTTTTCTTAATGATGAGAAAAGATACAGACAAGCCGTTAGGCGCTGAATGA